From Actinomyces slackii, a single genomic window includes:
- a CDS encoding ABC transporter substrate-binding protein yields MRLVSRRTMLGGTAALAVAATLAACSGSSGSDDGVGNVYFLNFKPEAEAAFKEIAKAYKDKTGVEVKVVTAASGSYEQTLKTEVAKSDAPTLFNLNGPVGYANWSKYASDLSDQPFTKALTDETMTIRGEDDKIYGVPLGTEGYGLIYNGAILTKYFATSGAKAASVEEITSFDKLKEVVEDMQSKKAELGIDGVFASTSLAPGEDWRWQTHLANYPVFYEFRDAGVQDAEELKLTYGDQYKAIFDLYLNNSTVDRTATSAKTVTDSMAEFALGKAAFVQNGNWAWSQISEVEGNTVKEEDIHFMPIYIGVKGEEKSGIAIGTENFLTINSQASKEDQKATADFLTWLFTDAEGAKMASEKLGIIAPYEAFADLAPADPLGKQVVEYMNNDDLYAVNWVFSAFPSQDFKDQLGQNLAQYASNKQDWSAVTTYFVDQWAAEKKA; encoded by the coding sequence ATGCGACTCGTCTCTCGCCGCACCATGCTCGGTGGCACCGCCGCCCTCGCCGTGGCGGCCACCCTTGCCGCCTGCTCGGGCTCGTCGGGCTCCGATGATGGCGTCGGCAACGTCTACTTCCTCAACTTCAAGCCGGAGGCGGAGGCGGCCTTCAAGGAGATCGCCAAGGCCTACAAGGACAAGACCGGCGTGGAGGTCAAGGTCGTCACGGCCGCCTCGGGCAGCTATGAGCAGACCCTGAAGACCGAGGTCGCCAAGTCCGACGCCCCCACCCTGTTCAACCTCAACGGCCCCGTGGGCTACGCCAACTGGTCCAAGTACGCCTCGGACCTGAGCGACCAGCCCTTCACCAAGGCGCTGACCGACGAGACCATGACCATCCGCGGCGAGGACGACAAGATCTACGGCGTGCCGCTGGGCACCGAGGGCTACGGCCTGATCTACAACGGCGCCATCCTCACCAAGTACTTCGCCACCTCCGGGGCCAAGGCCGCCTCGGTGGAGGAGATCACCTCCTTCGACAAGCTCAAGGAGGTCGTCGAGGACATGCAGTCCAAGAAGGCCGAGCTGGGCATCGACGGCGTCTTCGCCTCAACCTCCCTGGCCCCCGGTGAGGACTGGCGCTGGCAGACCCACCTGGCCAACTACCCCGTCTTCTACGAGTTCCGCGACGCCGGCGTCCAGGACGCCGAGGAGCTCAAGCTCACCTACGGCGACCAGTACAAGGCGATCTTCGACCTGTACCTCAACAACTCCACGGTGGACCGCACCGCCACCTCCGCCAAGACGGTCACCGACTCCATGGCCGAGTTCGCCCTGGGCAAGGCGGCCTTCGTCCAGAACGGCAACTGGGCCTGGTCCCAGATCTCCGAGGTCGAGGGCAACACGGTCAAGGAGGAGGACATCCACTTCATGCCGATCTACATCGGCGTCAAGGGCGAGGAGAAGTCCGGCATCGCGATCGGCACCGAGAACTTCCTGACCATCAACTCCCAGGCCTCCAAGGAGGACCAGAAGGCCACTGCTGACTTCCTGACCTGGCTGTTCACCGACGCCGAGGGCGCCAAGATGGCCTCGGAGAAGCTGGGCATCATCGCCCCCTACGAGGCCTTCGCCGACCTCGCCCCGGCCGACCCTCTGGGCAAGCAGGTCGTGGAGTACATGAACAACGACGACCTCTACGCCGTCAACTGGGTCTTCTCCGCCTTCCCCAGCCAGGACTTCAAGGACCAGCTGGGCCAGAACCTGGCCCAGTACGCCTCCAACAAGCAGGACTGGAGCGCCGTGACGACCTACTTCGTCGACCAGTGGGCCGCTGAGAAGAAGGCCTGA
- the fbaA gene encoding class II fructose-bisphosphate aldolase → MAIATPESYADMLDRAKAGKYAIPAINVTSSQTLSAALKGFADAESDGIVQISNGGAAYWSGSSRADKVKGSIAFAAYARAVGDLYPGVIGLHTDHCPKNMLEPWIHPLLEIEAEQVKRGELPMFNSHMWDGSAESLDDNIEIAVDMLARAKAANVVLEIEIGAVGGEEDGIKGDVNANLYTTADDAWRAIEALGLGENGRYITALTFGNVHGSYKPGHVKLRPEILGEIQDECAKRLGDRLSTKVGDTSSPFDLVMHGGSGSTDEEIATAVRNGVIKMNVDTDTQYAYTRPVADWMLKNYDGVLKIDGEVGNKKTYDPRAWGKAAEEGMAARVVEACERLGSVGSAKR, encoded by the coding sequence GTGGCCATTGCAACCCCGGAGTCCTACGCTGACATGCTTGACCGCGCCAAGGCCGGCAAGTACGCCATCCCCGCGATCAACGTCACCTCCTCCCAGACCCTGTCGGCCGCCCTCAAGGGCTTCGCCGACGCCGAGTCTGACGGCATCGTCCAGATCTCCAACGGTGGTGCCGCCTACTGGTCCGGCTCCTCGCGCGCTGACAAGGTGAAGGGCTCGATCGCCTTCGCCGCCTACGCCCGCGCCGTGGGCGACCTCTACCCCGGTGTCATCGGCCTGCACACCGACCACTGCCCCAAGAACATGCTCGAGCCCTGGATCCACCCGCTGCTGGAGATCGAGGCTGAGCAGGTCAAGCGCGGCGAGCTGCCCATGTTCAACTCCCACATGTGGGACGGCTCGGCCGAGTCCCTGGACGACAACATCGAGATCGCCGTGGACATGCTCGCCCGCGCCAAGGCCGCCAACGTCGTGCTCGAGATCGAGATCGGCGCCGTGGGCGGCGAGGAGGACGGCATCAAGGGTGACGTCAACGCCAACCTCTACACCACGGCCGACGACGCCTGGCGCGCCATCGAGGCACTGGGCCTGGGCGAGAACGGCCGCTACATCACGGCCCTGACCTTCGGCAACGTGCACGGCTCCTACAAGCCCGGCCACGTCAAGCTGCGCCCCGAGATCCTCGGCGAGATCCAGGACGAGTGCGCCAAGCGCCTGGGCGACCGCCTGTCGACCAAGGTCGGCGACACCTCCTCGCCCTTCGACCTGGTCATGCACGGCGGCTCGGGCTCCACCGACGAGGAGATCGCCACCGCGGTGCGCAACGGCGTCATCAAGATGAACGTGGACACCGACACCCAGTACGCCTACACCCGTCCCGTGGCCGACTGGATGCTGAAGAACTACGACGGCGTCCTCAAGATCGACGGCGAGGTCGGCAACAAGAAGACCTACGACCCCCGCGCCTGGGGCAAGGCCGCCGAGGAGGGCATGGCCGCCCGCGTCGTCGAGGCCTGCGAGCGCCTCGGCTCGGTGGGCTCGGCCAAGCGCTGA
- a CDS encoding TrmH family RNA methyltransferase, with protein MYRQADERPTGSAYPAEHDVDSRAVGVGPWPGGRQDWPEDPRYDPELLSQGDRRNVVDRYRYWSIEAIRADLASRAHLLHVAIENVSQDLNIGSIVRSANAFNAAGVHIIGRRRWNKRGAMVTNRYLDVRHHPEAGELLDWAAAEGYEVIGIDNGPGSLQLEEAELPERCLMVFGSEGEGISPELAAGCSRLLRIGQYGSTRSINVAAAAAVAMHAWILQHAGPAPD; from the coding sequence CTGTACCGCCAGGCTGATGAGCGCCCGACAGGTTCTGCTTACCCGGCGGAGCACGACGTCGACTCCCGCGCGGTCGGCGTCGGGCCCTGGCCCGGGGGACGGCAGGACTGGCCGGAGGACCCTCGCTACGACCCGGAGCTGCTGTCCCAGGGCGATCGCAGGAACGTCGTGGACCGCTACCGCTACTGGAGCATCGAGGCGATCCGCGCCGACCTGGCCTCCCGCGCCCACCTGCTGCACGTGGCCATCGAGAACGTCAGTCAGGACCTCAACATCGGCTCCATCGTGCGCAGCGCCAATGCCTTCAACGCGGCCGGCGTCCACATCATCGGCAGGCGCCGCTGGAACAAGCGCGGCGCCATGGTCACCAACCGCTACCTCGATGTGCGCCACCACCCCGAGGCCGGCGAGCTCCTGGACTGGGCGGCGGCCGAGGGCTATGAGGTGATCGGCATCGACAACGGCCCCGGCTCGCTCCAGCTGGAGGAGGCGGAGCTGCCTGAGCGGTGCCTCATGGTCTTCGGCTCCGAGGGGGAGGGGATCAGCCCAGAGCTGGCCGCCGGCTGCTCGCGCCTGCTGAGGATCGGCCAGTACGGCTCAACCCGCTCGATCAATGTGGCCGCGGCCGCGGCTGTGGCCATGCACGCCTGGATCCTCCAGCACGCCGGCCCGGCTCCCGACTGA
- the pyrE gene encoding orotate phosphoribosyltransferase, with translation MSTNDSHVSRLAELVAELAVVRGTVTLASGLTSDFYVDMRRATLHHEAAPLIGHVMLDMLEEAGLGIDEVDAVGGLTMGADPVAAAMLHAAASRGLDLDAFVVRKAAKDHGMKRRIEGPEVAGRRVVVLEDTSTTGGSPLEAVEALREAGAEVLAVAVVVDRATGARERIEAEGLAYHAALGLEDLGLS, from the coding sequence GTGAGCACCAACGATTCCCATGTCTCCCGCCTGGCCGAGCTCGTCGCAGAGCTGGCCGTCGTGCGCGGCACGGTGACCCTGGCCTCCGGCCTGACCTCCGACTTCTATGTGGACATGCGCCGCGCCACCCTCCACCATGAGGCGGCGCCCCTCATCGGCCACGTCATGCTGGACATGCTGGAGGAGGCGGGCCTGGGCATTGACGAGGTCGACGCCGTGGGCGGGCTGACCATGGGAGCTGACCCCGTGGCCGCTGCGATGCTGCACGCCGCCGCCTCGCGAGGCCTGGACCTCGACGCCTTCGTCGTGCGCAAGGCCGCCAAGGACCACGGCATGAAGCGGCGCATTGAGGGCCCGGAGGTGGCAGGACGGCGCGTCGTCGTCCTGGAGGACACCTCGACCACGGGAGGCTCCCCGCTGGAGGCGGTCGAGGCGCTGCGCGAGGCGGGTGCGGAGGTTCTGGCCGTGGCCGTGGTCGTGGACCGCGCCACGGGCGCGCGTGAGCGCATCGAGGCCGAGGGACTGGCGTACCACGCCGCCCTGGGCCTGGAGGACCTCGGACTGTCCTGA
- a CDS encoding TlpA family protein disulfide reductase, giving the protein MPTPDARNEEREPDAPEETGSAQPVDPDEEDLGPDPDEEDPDSEETARPVRSRSAAAQEPAWRARLRQSSFGQVAVLLVAAFAIAIATWWVVGPDEEEDRAQAAAVSRVEVDGVATAPVVGDTAPAFTTTDINSQPVDLQALRGKPVWVMFVATWCTGCRTEMPDVQAAAAEHGEDIEVIAIYVGESAATVKPYSERVGLTFTQVADHSNDVAAAYGVMGVPAHYFIDANGVIRHTQVGLLSPAQMEERITAVSAAK; this is encoded by the coding sequence ATGCCTACGCCTGATGCCCGCAACGAGGAGCGGGAGCCCGACGCGCCCGAGGAGACGGGATCCGCCCAGCCGGTCGACCCCGATGAGGAGGACCTGGGCCCCGACCCCGATGAGGAGGATCCCGACTCCGAGGAGACCGCGAGACCCGTGAGGTCCCGGAGCGCGGCGGCCCAGGAGCCGGCCTGGAGGGCGCGCCTGAGGCAGTCCAGCTTCGGCCAGGTCGCGGTGCTGCTGGTCGCGGCCTTCGCCATCGCCATCGCCACATGGTGGGTGGTGGGCCCCGATGAGGAGGAGGACCGTGCCCAGGCCGCTGCGGTCAGTCGCGTGGAGGTCGACGGCGTCGCCACCGCCCCCGTCGTGGGGGACACGGCCCCGGCCTTCACCACAACGGACATCAACTCCCAGCCAGTCGATCTGCAGGCCCTGCGCGGAAAGCCGGTGTGGGTGATGTTCGTGGCCACCTGGTGCACGGGGTGCCGCACCGAGATGCCCGACGTCCAGGCGGCCGCTGCCGAGCACGGCGAGGACATCGAGGTCATCGCCATCTACGTTGGCGAGAGCGCCGCGACGGTCAAGCCCTACTCCGAGCGCGTGGGCCTGACCTTCACGCAGGTGGCCGACCACTCCAATGACGTCGCCGCCGCGTACGGGGTCATGGGGGTTCCCGCGCATTACTTCATCGACGCCAATGGCGTGATCCGCCACACCCAGGTGGGCCTGCTCAGCCCGGCCCAGATGGAGGAGCGGATCACCGCTGTGAGCGCCGCCAAGTGA
- the ccsB gene encoding c-type cytochrome biogenesis protein CcsB: MLEYSQALLLITTGLLVLSTVAYLGAFITARMAARAPVAAGDAGAVVLSTGSQGRTVTVTGGERRAPARRFTITWWAAKATQMALVLLTGSMLTRMADTGHAPFSNHYEFAIAFAWGMILAQAFFEWRYRVRTISIIVLPIILALLIYASTLSYEPNPLMPALQNSPLLTLHVLTASIGYGAAVVSFAAAVMYLLAPRVRWHGWPSRETLDDLGYKATVVTYPMLTLMLILGAIWGNVAWGRYWGWDPKETAALVTWLIYGAYLHARVTRNWRGERSAWLLILGFAAVIFTYMGNLFFGGLHAYA, from the coding sequence ATGCTTGAGTACTCCCAGGCCCTTTTGCTCATCACCACCGGATTGCTCGTGCTGTCCACCGTCGCCTACCTCGGCGCCTTCATCACCGCGCGCATGGCCGCCCGGGCGCCCGTGGCGGCGGGCGATGCTGGGGCGGTGGTGCTCTCCACGGGATCGCAGGGGCGCACCGTGACCGTCACCGGGGGCGAGCGCCGTGCGCCGGCCAGGCGCTTCACCATCACCTGGTGGGCCGCCAAGGCCACGCAGATGGCGCTGGTGCTGCTGACCGGCTCGATGCTCACCAGGATGGCCGACACCGGGCACGCCCCCTTCTCCAACCACTACGAGTTCGCCATCGCCTTCGCCTGGGGGATGATCCTGGCCCAGGCCTTCTTCGAATGGCGCTACCGGGTGCGCACGATCTCGATCATCGTCCTGCCGATCATCCTGGCGCTGCTCATCTACGCCTCGACCCTGTCCTACGAGCCCAACCCGCTCATGCCCGCGCTGCAGAACTCACCACTGCTGACCCTTCACGTGCTGACCGCCTCCATTGGATACGGGGCCGCTGTGGTGTCCTTCGCCGCGGCGGTCATGTACCTGCTGGCGCCGCGAGTGCGCTGGCACGGCTGGCCCAGTCGGGAGACCCTCGATGACCTGGGCTACAAGGCCACGGTGGTCACCTATCCCATGCTCACCCTCATGCTCATCCTCGGCGCGATCTGGGGCAATGTGGCCTGGGGGCGCTATTGGGGCTGGGATCCCAAGGAGACCGCCGCCCTGGTGACCTGGCTGATCTACGGCGCCTACCTGCATGCGCGCGTGACGCGCAACTGGCGGGGGGAGCGCTCAGCATGGCTGCTCATCCTGGGATTCGCCGCGGTCATCTTCACCTACATGGGCAACCTGTTCTTCGGAGGTCTGCATGCCTACGCCTGA